The proteins below come from a single Garra rufa chromosome 3, GarRuf1.0, whole genome shotgun sequence genomic window:
- the LOC141331169 gene encoding uncharacterized protein has product MDISSSSLQLQNSSSFLFDCENLLDQSYAVSDAGYYSACSSLSPASSIDSCSFSPPAYPCGAGQDIPQIFPQQEKNKVQQSKRTGRPRSKFPGVKRQTASEREKLRMRDLTKALHHLRTYLPASVAPVGKTLTKIETLRLTIEYISCLSAQLELGEDEANRGAQAEVNAASTMFDSFTATPSVTQSLPAQQFPSMACYQTQNPVEGDFLSFPAQDFWLLEQQNFFHG; this is encoded by the exons ATGGATATCTCCAGCTCTTCCCTTCAGCTCCAAAACAGCAGCTCTTTCCTGTTTGACTGCGAGAACCTTCTGGATCAGAGCTATGCCGTGTCAGATGCAGGCTACTACAGCGCCTGCAGCAGCCTGTCTCCAGCCTCTTCCATAGACTCCTGCAGTTTCTCCCCTCCGGCCTACCCTTGTGGAGCAGGACAAGACATACCACAGATCTTTCCACAGCAGGAAAAGAACAAGGTCCAGCAGTCCAAGAGAACCGGACGGCCAAGGTCCAAATTCCCTGGAGTGAAACGGCAAACTGCAAGTGAGCGGGAGAAGCTGAGGATGAGGGATCTGACCAAAGCTTTGCATCACCTCAGAACGTACCTGCCTGCATCAGTGGCTCCTGTTGGAAAAACCTTGACCAAGATTGAGACCCTGCGGCTCACTATTGAGTACATCTCATGCCTGTCTGCTCAGCTCGAACTTGGTGAAGACGAGGCGAATCGTGGAGCCCAGGCCGAGGTCAATGCTGCTTCAACCATGTTTGACAGCTTTACTGCGACTCCTTCAGTTACTCAAAGTTTACCAGCTCAGCAGTTCCCATCTATGGCCTGTTATCAG ACTCAGAATCCAGTCGAAGGCGATTTCCTTTCATTCCCAGCTCAGGATTTTTGGCTTCTGGAGCAACAGAATTTCTTCCACGGATAG